Proteins co-encoded in one Sulfuricurvum sp. IAE1 genomic window:
- a CDS encoding sensor histidine kinase, whose product MRNIELEITRNDWLSVLLIGVSFSTLLSVFGYYLLGLSALDGAIFGVLLGFFITTFSMIFISSMNRYILPFLSREWWNGIAAFFSFLSGFLGTLSTYYALQHNALATVALFSVHPYEMASIIGVLTYLMGALMYRFVKTRNEKEQIDRLFVNSRVRSLETQLNPHFLYNALNSLAELIHQDPDKAEATVLKISTFLRNTMTETPLISLEQELKNVRDYIDLENLRFSGLIDLQIRSDESLKRWAVPKFSIQLLCENAIKHGMRGSRSPFSLSIDCSADEFLRIRVANSGKPITSPEYGIGLSNLRERLAYLCHGELKIVSFDPPVYLITLKEPHEISDR is encoded by the coding sequence ATGCGTAACATCGAACTCGAAATCACCCGTAACGACTGGCTCAGCGTTTTGCTCATCGGCGTGTCGTTTTCAACCCTCTTGTCGGTATTCGGGTACTATCTTTTGGGTCTTTCGGCATTGGACGGAGCCATCTTCGGCGTGCTGCTGGGTTTTTTCATCACCACCTTTTCGATGATTTTCATCTCTTCGATGAACCGTTATATCCTCCCTTTTCTCAGCCGTGAATGGTGGAACGGGATCGCCGCTTTTTTCTCCTTTCTCTCAGGGTTCCTGGGAACGCTCAGCACCTATTACGCCCTGCAGCACAACGCACTGGCCACGGTCGCCCTTTTCTCCGTCCATCCGTACGAAATGGCGTCGATTATCGGAGTGCTGACGTATCTCATGGGAGCGCTGATGTACCGTTTCGTGAAAACCCGCAACGAAAAGGAGCAGATCGACCGTCTTTTCGTCAACAGCCGTGTCCGCTCCCTCGAAACCCAGCTCAATCCCCATTTTCTCTACAATGCCCTCAATTCGCTGGCCGAACTGATACACCAGGATCCCGACAAAGCCGAAGCTACGGTTCTGAAAATTTCCACCTTCCTCCGCAACACGATGACCGAAACCCCTCTGATATCGCTCGAGCAGGAACTCAAAAACGTCCGTGACTACATCGATCTCGAAAACCTCCGCTTTTCGGGGCTGATCGACCTTCAGATCCGAAGCGACGAATCGCTTAAACGGTGGGCCGTCCCGAAATTTTCCATTCAGCTGTTGTGCGAAAACGCCATCAAACACGGCATGCGCGGCAGCCGTTCCCCTTTTTCGCTCAGTATCGACTGCTCCGCCGACGAATTTCTCCGGATCCGCGTCGCCAACAGCGGCAAGCCCATCACTTCCCCCGAATACGGCATCGGTCTTTCGAATCTGCGCGAACGGCTGGCCTACCTGTGCCACGGTGAACTGAAAATCGTCAGCTTCGACCCGCCGGTTTATCTCATCACTCTCAAGGAACCTCATGAAATTTCTGATCGTTGA